The following coding sequences lie in one Lolium perenne isolate Kyuss_39 chromosome 2, Kyuss_2.0, whole genome shotgun sequence genomic window:
- the LOC127337229 gene encoding uncharacterized protein has product MSASSDPSPSSSAAASPLGLLRAHHPHPHHLHLSTPPPPVALAHAYPPAAPPPSPASAPRDYRKGNWTLHETLVLITAKRLDDDRRAGGAMSGGSSASSSPLTPRSAEQRWKWVENYCWINGCLRSQNQCNDKWDNLLRDYKKVRDHETRRAASTAPAPHAALPDAPGAGVAPPPQHQHQQLPSYWTMERHDRKERNLPTNLAPEVYDALVDVLSRRAARRGGNAIAPSATTPPMLALPPPPLPTPPPPPPPPPPPPSPPKPQPQPLLAQQQQQHRSQHHPQHHAPPLLQLPPPVSLPSATSVSAEDDMSDSSMSGSDGGGSEGSRDEPEAKRRRRVERLGSSVVRSATVLARTLVACEDKRERRHREVLELEERRLRLEAERNEVRRQGFAGLVAAVNGLSGAIHALVASDHHHGRSGDSSRRS; this is encoded by the exons ATGTCGGCGTCGTCGGACCCGTCGCCGTCCTCCTCGGCGGCGGCCTCTCCCTTGGGCCTCCTGCGCGCGCACCACCCGCACCCGCACCACCTGCACCTCTCCACCCCGCCGCCACCCGTCGCCCTCGCGCACGCCTACCCGCCCGCCGCGCCGCCCCCGTCCCCGGCCTCCGCGCCCAGGGACTACCGCAAGGGCAACTGGACGCTCCACGAGACGCTCGTCCTCATCACCGCCAAGCGCCTCGACGACGACCGCCGCGCGGGCGGCGCCATGTCCGGCgggtcctcggcctcctcctcgcccCTCACGCCGCGCTCCGCCGAGCAGCGCTGGAAGTGGGTCGAGAACTACTGCTGGATCAACGGCTGCCTCCGCAGCCAGAACCAGTGCAACGACAAGTGGGACAACCTCCTCCGCGACTACAAGAAGGTCCGCGACCACGAgacccgccgcgccgcctccaccGCCCCCGCTCCCCACGCCGCCCTCCCTGACGCGCCCGGCGCCGGCGTCGCGCCTCCGCCGCAGCACCAGCACCAGCAGCTCCCGTCCTACTGGACCATGGAGCGGCACGACCGCAAGGAGCGCAACCTCCCCACCAACCTCGCCCCCGAGGTCTACGACGCGCTCGTCGACGTCCTCTCCCGCCGCGCGGCCCGTCGCGGCGGCAACGCGATCGCGCCCAGTGCCACCACCCCGCCCATGCTCGCCctgccgccgcctcctcttcctacaccacctccaccaccaccaccgccgccgccaccgccatcgccGCCGAAGCCTCAACCTCAGCCCCTCCtcgcgcagcagcagcagcagcatcgtTCGCAGCATCACCCTCAGCATCACGCGCCGCCGCTCCTGCAGCTCCCACCGCCCGTGTCGCTGCCGTCGGCGACGTCCGTTTCCG CTGAGGATGACATGTCGGACTCGTCGATGTCCGGCTCGGACGGCGGCGGGTCGGAGGGCAGCCGGGACGAGCCGGAGGCGAAGCGGAGGCGGCGCGTGGAGCGGCTGGGGTCGAGCGTGGTGCGGAGCGCGACGGTGCTGGCGCGGACGCTGGTTGCGTGCGAGGACAAGCGGGAGCGGCGGCACCGGGAGGTGCTGGAGCTGGAGGAGCGGCGGCTGCGCCTCGAGGCGGAGCGCAACGAGGTGCGGCGCCAGGGCTTCGCAGGCCTCGTCGCCGCTGTCAACGGCCTCTCCGGCGCCATCCACGCGCTCGTCGCCTCCGACCACCACCACGGCCGGAGCGGCGACTCCTCCAGGCGGTCGTGA